The genome window CTTATGTACCAGACCCTTATCCAGGCCGGGACAACCTCCGGGGTGGGGAATGAGATCCCCACCGGTATTCAGCTGGGGTTGGGAACCCGACCGGTGGCGGTTCAGAAAATCTTTACCCAGGGAGATTATCAAGAGACCAGTAATGATCTCGATCTGGCCATTGAAGGGGCAGGTTTTTTTCAGGTGCAGCAGCCAGATGGCACCATTGCCTATACCCGCGCCGGTTCTTTCAAGCTGGACAGTACCGGGGCCATCGTAACCTCAGATGGTTATCCGCTACAGCCCACGATTACCATCCCTGCCGATACCACCAATATCACCATTACCGATGACGGCACGGTATCGGTAATCCAGGCGGGAGCGGTCGATTCGACCCAGGTGGGAACCCTTGAACTGGCAAGTTTTTCCAATCCTTCCGGTTTGAAGGCAATGGGCAGGAACCTGTTTACCGAAACCGGAGCATCGGGGCCGGTGATTCTCGGATCGCCGGGAGTTGACGGCCTGGGAACGGTGACTCAGGGTTTTCTGGAAATGTCCAATGTCAGTGTGGTGGATGAAATGGTCAACATGATCGTTGGCCAGCGGGCGTATGAGATCAATTCCAAGGCCATCCAGACTGCTGATGAGATGCTGCAGACAGCCAATAATGTCAAGCGGTAGCCCTGGGGTTGCTGCTGCGGGGAAAACTATCCATGGGTCGATTTGAAAAAAAGCGTGTATTCTTCATGGTACTGGTACCCTTGGTGTGCTGTTTGCTGCTCTTTCAGATCAGCACAGCAGCCGCATCAGTTCCGCAACGTCAATGGTATCCAGGGTTGCTGGAGCTGTTGACGCGTACCGTCCAGGCGGCGTTGCCGCAGATCCATGAGCCTGTGATCAACGAGGTGCGAGGCGTTGCTGCCATTACTTCCCGATTGCCGGCTGACTGCCAACAGCCGTCTTTTGTTGTTGAACAACTGGGCAGCTGGAATCGTACGCTTGGTAAGGTTCCGGTTCAGGTGAGGTTTTCCGTGCCGGCGGGCAGAACCTGTACCTGTTGGCTGTCGGTGTTCCTTTCGGGAAAATGTCAGGCCTATATTGCCGGTAGAACATTTGACCGAGGTACGGTTGTCCGCTATCAAGATGTCCGGCGGACGCTGGTGGACATTCGACAGGTGGGTGAAGATGCCCTGGTGGAATTTTCTCAGGAAGCACTTTATGAGGCAGCCAGGAAAGTTACCGCTGGACAACTGCTGACCACAACCGATATCCGTCCCCATCAACTGGTGAAGCGGGGAGATCAGGTTGCGGTTCTTTTGCAGCGTGAAGGGGTTAGGATTGTTACTAAAGGAACCGCGATGGCCAGTGGCAGTATCGACGAGGTTATTATGGTGAAAAACCCCACGTCGCGCCATCTCTACCAAGCCAGGATTATCAATGCCGGCCGGGTTAAGGTCCTCTATTAATCTCTATCCTGAGTCATACGTGCAGGGGGGATGTATCATGAAAAATTTTCAGCTCTTATCTGTCGCGGTGCTGGTTGCCGTTTTTGTACTGCTGACTGCCTGCGGCGGTTCCAGACAGCAGGTCATGTCACCGCCGGCACCGATATCGGCACCCCACTCAGGGATGGCGCAACCGCTCCTGCCGCTGCATTATCAAAACGGTTCCCTGTATCAGACCGACGGTCAAAGCGGCGCACTGTTTTATGATTCCCGCCGTGCCAGAGTGGTTGGTGACATTGTTTTTGTTATTATTGCCGAAAACTTCCAGGGAACCGGCAAGGCATCAACCCAGAGTGATGGTTCAAACAGCAGTTCCTATGCGATTCCGGAACTTATGGGGTACAAGAATATTTTTAAATCCATCGCTCCCAATGCCGATATGGGCAACCTGATAGAAACTGAAAGGACGACCAAAACCAAAGGCAACGGTTCTACGTCACGCAGCAATACTCTTTCAGCCCGGGTGGCTGCCCGAGTCATGGACGTTTTGCCGAATGGCAATCTCAAAATTCAGGGCAGTCATTTTACCCAGGTGAACGGTGAAGATCACTTCATTACGGTCAGCGGCGTTATCAGGGCCAGCGATATTGCCGTTGATAATACCATATCCTCCCTGGTTATTGCTGACGCCACGATAAACTATGGCGGCTATGGTGACTTGGGGACAAAACAGCGGGTTGGCTGGGCGACAAAGGTGCTTGATGTTGTTTGGCCCTTCTGAGTCAGAGAAAAGCCGGATTGAAACGGATTCCGGCCAGTTGTTTCACCGGCAGTGTGGGCTGGCCGTCACAGTGTCCAGAACGTGAATGTCAAATGGGTGTTCACCTTGCCCTCAATGCAGAACATCAGGGGAAGGACAGGTGGTAAATGATGAACAGAACAATGATCCTAAAGTGTGCTGCTGTTTTCCTGGTTTTGGCCTCTATGGTCTTAGGGGTTGAGGTTGGTTATGCCGTCCGGCTGAAAGATATTGCTTCAATTCAGGGGGTGCGCACCAATCAACTGGTTGGTTATGGTTTGATTGCCGGTCTTGACGGTACCGGTGACGACACCAAAAAAGGAAAATTTGCCAGCGAGGGAATGGCTAACTTTCTCGAAAAACTGGGGATGCCGGTCGATGCGACCACCATTGACCTGGACAATGTGGCAGCCGTTATGGTGACGGCGGAGCTCCCTCCTTTTGCCCGTAACGGTTCCCGGTTGGATGTGCTGGTTTCCTCCATCGGCGATGCTGAAAGCCTGCATGGGGGAACGCTGCTGCTAACGCCTTTGAGAGGGCCTGATGGCAATGTGTATGCCGTGGCTCAGGGAGCGGTTTCGGTGGGAGGATTCAGTCTTGGTGGGGCTGGGGGCAAAAGTGCCAAGAATCATCCAACAGTGGGCAGGATTGTTAATGGGGCCCAGGTGGAGCGGGAACCGCCATCACAGATTTTTACTGACGGAAAAATTGTCTTGTCCCTGCATCAGCCTGATTTCATGACTGTTTCCCGGGTCAGCAGGGCGATCAACGATACCTTTGGGACCGAACTAGCCGTACCTATTGATGCGGCCACGGTTGAAATGGAGCCACCCAGCCGTGAGAAGAGGGCCGTGGTTCCGTTTTTGGCTGCCCTGGAAAATCTGCAGATTGTCCCGGATTCCCGGGCCAAAGTGGTCTTTGACGAGCGAACCGGGACGGTGGTAATGGGACGGGATGTGATGATTGATACGGTGGCCATTGCCCATGGGGATCTCAGCGTGCAAATTGCCCCCACACCTCAGGTCTCCCAGCCTGAACCATTTTCTGGCGGCCAAACAGTGGTAACGGCGGCAACGGAGATCACGGTCACCGAGGAGGATACGCGCCTTATGGTGCTGCCGAAAACGGTGCAGATTGATGAACTGGTGCGGGCTTTGAATGCGGTTGGGGTGACCCCCCGTGATTTGATGTCGATTCTTCAGGCGATCAAGGCCGCCGGGGCATTGCATGCTGATCTGGAGATTATGTAGTTGCCAACCGCTTGGTTTGCTGATTACCGTTTGCTTGCCGCGATCAGCTTTGAAAACGACATCATGGTGGGGAGGCTGGTGGAATGTGCCGGCTGGATGTTGTAGGGGAAAAATGTTTGCGCTCTGGCACGAGTGACAGGAGGAATGGCATGCCCTTTGCATTATAATGCCGCAAGGAGGAAAAAAATGCCGTATGATCCCGTGGTATTTCCCGTGAGCAGTGCGCCGCTGATGGAGTCTTGGAAAAGCATAAAAACAGTTAAAAAAACACTCGATTCGGTCGATACTATGACAGGTGACCAGCCGTTGCCCGACAAGCGGTTAGCCGGAGCCTGCCAGCAGTTGGAATCGATGTTTATGGCCATGCTTTTGCAGGAGATGAGAAAGGGTATTCCCCATGATGGGTTGATCCCCGAAAGTAACGCGACCAACCTGTATACAACGCTCTTTGATAACCATCTGGCTGATCTTCTGGCAGAACGGCAGGCAACTGGATTAGGGCAGTTTTTCTATCACCAGCTACTTGACTCCCAGCCAAAAAATACCTAAAGTTTTACTGATTTTTGCCGATAATAAAATCAATAAAACTTTAGTTTGGAGGGGCAACGTTGAAGGTAGAAACAATAATGAATAAAATCCAGAATGTACTTAATCCCGATGCGGCAAAAGAGGCGCTGCAGGCGAAGCAATCCTCACAGATTCAGCAGCAACAGCAGCAGCCGGCCGCTGGGATTGCCGATATGGTCAGTTTTTCTTCCAAGGGGAAGGATATTGCCCGCATTGCCGAACAGGTCAAGGAAACGCCGGAAATCCGGCAGGACCTGGTGGCTGAAATGAAATCGGCGATCGAAGCTGGCACATACAAGGTTGACAGTCAGGATCTGGCGACTAAAATGATCAAGGAAATGCTCATGGAATCGCTGTTGTAAGCTTTAGGTATAGCTTTCGCAGACATCGAAGCCATGGATCGTTGATCCATGGCTTTTTTATTCCCTGACGATCAGATCCGCCAGGCAGGTTAGTAGGGATGTCCGGGGGATGTTAATGTCCCGCTGGGCATAAACGTAAACAGAGTATTTTGATAGCTACCAGACAGGAAACGAACGATGTCCCGATGGTTTTTGCAGGCAGGGAAAATTATTGAACGCAAACAGGCGCTGCTCGGGCGGGTCGAAGAACTCTACCGGCAGATGGAAACAACAATGGCCGAGGTTAATCCCCTCAAGCTGTGTGGACTGCTCTATGAAGGCAATAAGGTCATTGCCGAGTTGGGGGCTGTTCTTGCCGATGAGCGGCACTGTCTTGCGGCCTGCAGCAAGGAAACAGGCAAAAAAATTGATTCAATAAAGAGCTTGCTGTCCTGTTTCCCTGGATGCCAGCAGCAAGCGTTGCAGGAAAAATGCCGGAATGTTGACCATTTGGCAGGAGAAGTTCAGATCAGCAGACAGATGCTGGATGAATCACTGGTCAGATTAACCATGCTGAATAAACGCTATGCTGACTTTTTTCAGCAGGTGCTGCCAGTTAACTTGGGCTATCGGCAGGGTGGCACCATGAATAATGCCCCGGCGGCGCTGCGGGGCAATGCTTTCAATCGCCAGGTTTGATTTTCTTGTTGTTGACGCTTATTGTTCAATGGGTGGACATCCTGTTCCACCGCCAGGGAATAACTCAGCCGTGCAGAAAAAAGGATGGATGACCTATGGCCGTCGGGCTCAATAATACTCTGAACACTTCCCGTTTATCCCTTCTCAGCCAGCAGACTAATATTGACATTATTGGTCACAATGTTGCCAATGTCAACACTCCCGGCTATTCTCGTCAGGTTGGCATTCTCCAGACGACTCCGCCTCTTGCTGATGCCGTCGGTATGCGGGGCACCGGAGTGGAAACTACCCGGATTATGAACCTCTATGACCGGTTTATCGGCATGCAGCTGAATATGGAAAACAGCACTATGGGCATGTGGCAGGCACGCAGTGATGCCTTAGCTGACCTCAACAGGACCTTCAATGAAGTTGGCGACTACGGTTTATTGCCGGTTATTGGCGAGTTCTGGAATGCCTGGGAGGACTTGGCCAATAATCCGGAGGGAACCGCCCAAAGAGTTTCAGTGGTTCAGAACGGCAAAATCATGACCTCATCTTTCAATACTATGAATGAAGACCTGGTGACCCAAAAACGTATTTTACGTCAGCGAATTGAAGGTGGGGTTCAGGAGTTGAATAACCTGACGGCTCAAATTGCCCAGTTGAACGAGGTTATTTCCCGCAATGAACAGCTTGGTCAAGATGCCAATGACCTGAGGGATCGGCGTAACTATTTATTAACCCAGCTTTCCGGTATGATTGATATCAATTATTTTGAAAATGAGATGGCTCAGGTTACCGTTCTCAGTGCCAATGGCAAGTCGCTGGTTCAGGGGATTCAGTCATATGACCTGCGGGTTGATGCTGATCCACTTACCAAAGATCCGCTGATTGTCTGGAATGATGATATTTCGCCGATGAACGAACATGTCAGTGGCGGAGAGGTGCGGGGTTGGCTTGATGCCTGGGATGACTTGACGACCGCCCATGATCAGCTCCAGGAACTTGCTGCAGCGCTTATTTTTCATGTCAATCAGGAACATGTCCAGGGGTATGGCTTGGATGGGACGACCGGAACCCTGTTTTTTGACCATGCCATTACGCTAAGTGAAGGTGCTAACAACCTTGGTGATGGTGTCCTGGCTTTTGACCCGGCTCAGGGAATGGATGGCATTGACTGGGCGACGCTGGCAAACTATGATGACTTTGAAATCCAATTTACCGCTGATTATGGTGGTGTTGGTGATGAATTCAGGATTCTCGATACCAGTACCGGTGAGGATCTCAGTCCTGCGCTGATCGACACGTCTGTCGCAGGTGAACTGGCCATTGATTTCAATAATGGCTATTTTGTCAAGATTGTCTATGACCCGACAGGAACATCCCCTCGTGCTGGCGATACCTTCTCTCTCTCCTTTCGCGGCAACGCCGCCCGGACGGTGGAAGTTAATGATGTCTTGGAAGATCCGGCAAAAATTGCCGCTGCCGATAATCCACTGGAGGTGCCAGGGAATAACAGGGTAGCCCTGGGTATTGCCCAGTTGCAGTATGGTTTAACCATGTCTTCCCAAAGTGCTACGTTCAATGAGTTTTACGCTTCGGTGGTCAGTAGTGTCGGTTCACTGTCTCGACTGGCCAGCAGCAATGAAGAAAATTCAGCGTTGGTGGCGGAGCAGCTGCAATTAAAACTGGAGTCTGTTTCCGGAGTTTCCATTGATGAAGAGATGACCAACCTGATGCGCTTCCAGCAGGCCTATGCCGCCTCGGCAAGGATTATTTCCAAGGTTGATGAATTGATGCAGAGTATTCTGCAAATGGTTTAAACCCGCGCCGGCACGCTTTTGCCAGAATAGTCATTTGCTGATGAAACAGCAGTACCGGTCCCAGGAGTTGAACTGATGAGAACAACCAATTCCATGATGTTCCTCAGCGTCCAGTCCCGCATCGCCCGGGTGGAGGAGATGCGGGCCAAGTTCCTTGATCAGATCTCTTCCGGCAACCGGATTGCTTCACCGGCAGACGATCCGGTGGGGCTGGCTAAAGTTATGAATTACAGCGCCGAAGAGGTTCGTATCAGTCAGTTCGGTCGCAACATGATTGATGGAACCGCCTGGTTGACGGCCATTGACCATGCCATGAGTGAAACGGTTGATATTTTTATGCGGGTTGATACCCTGTTGTTGCAGGCAGGCAATGATACCCTCAATCAGGACAACCTCAACTCGCTGGCCGGCGAACTGGAAACAATGCTCGAGAGTCTGGTGGGGTTGGGCAATACCAATAATGCCGGTTCCTATCTTTTTGCCGGTCACCAGACCAGAACAACACCCTATAGTCTGCTGGGTGAGGGGCTTGGCGCTTTATACCAGGGAGATGATGGCCAGCGGAATATCGAAGTGGGGGTGAACCAGGAGTTGATGGTTAATGCCGTGGGTGGTGGCTATGCTCTGGATGGTCGGGATATAGATGGTTTTTTCAAGCAGGATGGCCTTCATGATGCTGATGCCCGTGATGCCTTTGACCTGCTTTCCCGGACAGTTGAAGAGCTGCGTTCGGCTGCCAGCCGGAGTTACCAGACTTCCAGTGCCATCGATGAGACAATCAGCGCCGAGCTGATCTCGGGACAATTATCAGTTGCCGTGGTTGCTGCCGATGGCTCCGGAGAAAAAGTAGTAACGATCAGTGACTCGCTGCCATTTTCCATGCATGCCGGCGGTGCCACAACGGCCGAATACGCGGCCAATAATGCTTGGAGCATCAATGAGCGGCTGGCCTTGGCGGTTGCCAATGGCGAGCTGGAAGAGGAGGAGTTGGTGACCGTCAGTCTGCGGACCCAGGTTGCCGGTGCTGCGGTTGTCGATCCCGGGGCGGCTGTCACCTTGGCTGCCGGCGACCTGACCATCAATGGTACGGCGATCGGTCCCATGGAGCTGCAGGAAGTTGACGGTGACGAAGTGGTTGCCCTGGCAAATATCCGTGAAATTGCCAGCCGCATCAATGAGCAGAGTGAAACAACCGGGGTGTGGGCCACCTATGAGGGTTCCGGATTCAATTACCATCTGGTGTTGAACAATCTGGCTGCCGGTTCCCATGCCCTCAATGATCCCATCAGCATAACGGCAACGGATGAGGCGACTTCGTGGACCGGGCTTGGAGTCGCAAGCATGGCGGGCGTCGAAACGACCGTCTATCATGCCGGCGCGGCCGACCCGGACCCACCGGTCAATCCTGAGGATTATGATAGTCAGAATGCCGCTCTGCCGGGGGCAGAGACAACGACGGTGTATAATAGCAATAACGGCCGCTTGACCTTTTCCGGTGGCGTCGAGTTCGAGCTCCAGGAACATACTTCTGGTGTGTTGTCTTCATCCTTGGGGTTGACCAGCAATGAGGGCACCGATACCCATCAAGCAATGACCGTTCTTAGTGCCAGGCTGATGGAAGTTCAGCGTTATATGGCCCATTTCGGTGGCCAGCAGGCTACGGTGGGGGCGCGCATGAATCGTATTGACCGCTCGGTGCAAACCTATGAGGAGCGGACTATCAATCTCAAGACGTTCATTGCTGAAATCAAGGAAGTTGATATCACTGAAGCCGTTATGAATTACCAGATGGCCCAGAACGCGTATGAAGCTACCCTGGCTGCTTCAGCCAGGATCTACACGACGACAATTCTCGATTATCTGAGCTAGGCTGGCTGCCAGTGCTGGCCAGGGTGAGATTGTTGTTGCTGATGAGCATTGAAATCGTTGAAAAAAAGCAAACAGCATAAAAAAGTTCGTCTCTGTGAAGGAGGAAGATCGTGCAGTATACAACCAGTCGCTTCGGGGTTATTGAGGTAGCCGAAGATCAAGCCATTCAGTTTAAGGGTGGCCTGTTTGGCTTTACAAATCTTACCAGGTATACTATGATTCCCCACCGTGACCATAGTCCCTTTATCTGGCTGCAGTCGCTGGAGCAGGCTGATCTTGCCTTTCCGCTGATCGATCCTCATCTGATCTATCCGGATTATCTGCTGGAAGTATCCCGGGATCAGGCTGACGAGCTGGGGATTGAAGATGAAGAGGCTGTGAAAATCTTTGTGGTCGTTGCTATGGAGAAAAAGGCGTCGCGGATGCATCTCAATATGCAGGGTCCGATCATTATCAATCAGTTGAATCGCTTTGCAAAGCAGATCGTTGATGAACAGTGTTCCTATGCCGGCGAGGTAGAGCTGGCACCACGATCCGAACAACAGGCCAATGGCCACTGACCAGGAAAGTTATGCTCTGGACGCCTCACAGAGGTCGTCAAGTCCACCATCCTGGTGATGGTATGGTGTTTTTGCTGTTTTGAAACGCTTTGTCTGCAGCGGTAGGAAGAAAAGAAATCGGCTGGTGTTGGTTTTAGCGCGAAAAACAAATGAATCGATCAATATCGGTGATGATATAGTCATTACCGTGGTCGCCATTGAAGGCGGGGTGGTGAAACTTGGGATTGAGGCGCCGAAGGAAATCCCTTTGCTTCGAGGTGAGGTGCGAGAGCGGATTACCAAAGCAAACCTGGCGGCCGCAGGCAGTGAACCATCGTGGTTCAATGGATTGCAGCAGGAAAAAATAGTGGTGTCCCGGGGCACAGCTGGTAGCCGGAGGCCGGTGGTGACGGTTGCTGCAAAACGGCAAAAAATAGACGATTAACGGTTCTCTAACAAAGGTATGGGGATGAAAAACCAGGTTGTTGATGTTCAGCTTTTAAGGCTGATTGCTGATACAGTTCCTTGCGGAGTCGTTGTGGTATCGGCAGCCGGAATTGTAGAGTT of Candidatus Anaeroferrophillus wilburensis contains these proteins:
- the flgG gene encoding flagellar basal-body rod protein FlgG; this encodes MIRALYTSSTGMQAQQLNIDVIANNLANVNTTGFKKSRPDFQDLMYQTLIQAGTTSGVGNEIPTGIQLGLGTRPVAVQKIFTQGDYQETSNDLDLAIEGAGFFQVQQPDGTIAYTRAGSFKLDSTGAIVTSDGYPLQPTITIPADTTNITITDDGTVSVIQAGAVDSTQVGTLELASFSNPSGLKAMGRNLFTETGASGPVILGSPGVDGLGTVTQGFLEMSNVSVVDEMVNMIVGQRAYEINSKAIQTADEMLQTANNVKR
- the flgA gene encoding flagellar basal body P-ring formation protein FlgA gives rise to the protein MGRFEKKRVFFMVLVPLVCCLLLFQISTAAASVPQRQWYPGLLELLTRTVQAALPQIHEPVINEVRGVAAITSRLPADCQQPSFVVEQLGSWNRTLGKVPVQVRFSVPAGRTCTCWLSVFLSGKCQAYIAGRTFDRGTVVRYQDVRRTLVDIRQVGEDALVEFSQEALYEAARKVTAGQLLTTTDIRPHQLVKRGDQVAVLLQREGVRIVTKGTAMASGSIDEVIMVKNPTSRHLYQARIINAGRVKVLY
- a CDS encoding flagellar basal body L-ring protein FlgH, which gives rise to MKNFQLLSVAVLVAVFVLLTACGGSRQQVMSPPAPISAPHSGMAQPLLPLHYQNGSLYQTDGQSGALFYDSRRARVVGDIVFVIIAENFQGTGKASTQSDGSNSSSYAIPELMGYKNIFKSIAPNADMGNLIETERTTKTKGNGSTSRSNTLSARVAARVMDVLPNGNLKIQGSHFTQVNGEDHFITVSGVIRASDIAVDNTISSLVIADATINYGGYGDLGTKQRVGWATKVLDVVWPF
- a CDS encoding flagellar basal body P-ring protein FlgI is translated as MILKCAAVFLVLASMVLGVEVGYAVRLKDIASIQGVRTNQLVGYGLIAGLDGTGDDTKKGKFASEGMANFLEKLGMPVDATTIDLDNVAAVMVTAELPPFARNGSRLDVLVSSIGDAESLHGGTLLLTPLRGPDGNVYAVAQGAVSVGGFSLGGAGGKSAKNHPTVGRIVNGAQVEREPPSQIFTDGKIVLSLHQPDFMTVSRVSRAINDTFGTELAVPIDAATVEMEPPSREKRAVVPFLAALENLQIVPDSRAKVVFDERTGTVVMGRDVMIDTVAIAHGDLSVQIAPTPQVSQPEPFSGGQTVVTAATEITVTEEDTRLMVLPKTVQIDELVRALNAVGVTPRDLMSILQAIKAAGALHADLEIM
- a CDS encoding rod-binding protein, with protein sequence MPYDPVVFPVSSAPLMESWKSIKTVKKTLDSVDTMTGDQPLPDKRLAGACQQLESMFMAMLLQEMRKGIPHDGLIPESNATNLYTTLFDNHLADLLAERQATGLGQFFYHQLLDSQPKNT
- the flgM gene encoding flagellar biosynthesis anti-sigma factor FlgM — translated: MNKIQNVLNPDAAKEALQAKQSSQIQQQQQQPAAGIADMVSFSSKGKDIARIAEQVKETPEIRQDLVAEMKSAIEAGTYKVDSQDLATKMIKEMLMESLL
- the flgK gene encoding flagellar hook-associated protein FlgK; this encodes MAVGLNNTLNTSRLSLLSQQTNIDIIGHNVANVNTPGYSRQVGILQTTPPLADAVGMRGTGVETTRIMNLYDRFIGMQLNMENSTMGMWQARSDALADLNRTFNEVGDYGLLPVIGEFWNAWEDLANNPEGTAQRVSVVQNGKIMTSSFNTMNEDLVTQKRILRQRIEGGVQELNNLTAQIAQLNEVISRNEQLGQDANDLRDRRNYLLTQLSGMIDINYFENEMAQVTVLSANGKSLVQGIQSYDLRVDADPLTKDPLIVWNDDISPMNEHVSGGEVRGWLDAWDDLTTAHDQLQELAAALIFHVNQEHVQGYGLDGTTGTLFFDHAITLSEGANNLGDGVLAFDPAQGMDGIDWATLANYDDFEIQFTADYGGVGDEFRILDTSTGEDLSPALIDTSVAGELAIDFNNGYFVKIVYDPTGTSPRAGDTFSLSFRGNAARTVEVNDVLEDPAKIAAADNPLEVPGNNRVALGIAQLQYGLTMSSQSATFNEFYASVVSSVGSLSRLASSNEENSALVAEQLQLKLESVSGVSIDEEMTNLMRFQQAYAASARIISKVDELMQSILQMV
- the flgL gene encoding flagellar hook-associated protein FlgL, whose amino-acid sequence is MRTTNSMMFLSVQSRIARVEEMRAKFLDQISSGNRIASPADDPVGLAKVMNYSAEEVRISQFGRNMIDGTAWLTAIDHAMSETVDIFMRVDTLLLQAGNDTLNQDNLNSLAGELETMLESLVGLGNTNNAGSYLFAGHQTRTTPYSLLGEGLGALYQGDDGQRNIEVGVNQELMVNAVGGGYALDGRDIDGFFKQDGLHDADARDAFDLLSRTVEELRSAASRSYQTSSAIDETISAELISGQLSVAVVAADGSGEKVVTISDSLPFSMHAGGATTAEYAANNAWSINERLALAVANGELEEEELVTVSLRTQVAGAAVVDPGAAVTLAAGDLTINGTAIGPMELQEVDGDEVVALANIREIASRINEQSETTGVWATYEGSGFNYHLVLNNLAAGSHALNDPISITATDEATSWTGLGVASMAGVETTVYHAGAADPDPPVNPEDYDSQNAALPGAETTTVYNSNNGRLTFSGGVEFELQEHTSGVLSSSLGLTSNEGTDTHQAMTVLSARLMEVQRYMAHFGGQQATVGARMNRIDRSVQTYEERTINLKTFIAEIKEVDITEAVMNYQMAQNAYEATLAASARIYTTTILDYLS
- the fliW gene encoding flagellar assembly protein FliW; translated protein: MQYTTSRFGVIEVAEDQAIQFKGGLFGFTNLTRYTMIPHRDHSPFIWLQSLEQADLAFPLIDPHLIYPDYLLEVSRDQADELGIEDEEAVKIFVVVAMEKKASRMHLNMQGPIIINQLNRFAKQIVDEQCSYAGEVELAPRSEQQANGH
- the csrA gene encoding carbon storage regulator CsrA, which codes for MLVLARKTNESINIGDDIVITVVAIEGGVVKLGIEAPKEIPLLRGEVRERITKANLAAAGSEPSWFNGLQQEKIVVSRGTAGSRRPVVTVAAKRQKIDD